One window of Oscillospiraceae bacterium genomic DNA carries:
- the deoC gene encoding deoxyribose-phosphate aldolase gives MRLLNTYIDHTALKPTTTRSAIEKLCAEAKQYQFASVCVNPCYVPLCSQLLAGSGVAVCTVIGFPLGANTTDIKVAEAKKAIEDGADELDMVINSAALIDGNNDYVRKEIKAIVGCADGRVVKVIIETGLLNDEQKVRAAKLCCEAGATFVKTCTGMTQGAATVEDVKLIRQNITGNVKIKASGGIRTKADAIALIEAGADRIGASAGIAIVEG, from the coding sequence ATGCGTTTGTTAAACACTTACATCGATCATACCGCTTTGAAGCCGACCACGACCCGGTCGGCCATCGAAAAGCTCTGCGCCGAGGCCAAACAGTATCAATTCGCCTCGGTCTGCGTCAATCCCTGCTACGTCCCGCTGTGCAGTCAGCTGCTTGCCGGCAGCGGCGTCGCCGTCTGTACCGTCATCGGTTTTCCTCTTGGCGCGAATACCACCGACATCAAGGTCGCCGAAGCGAAAAAAGCCATTGAAGACGGCGCCGACGAACTCGATATGGTCATCAACTCGGCGGCTTTGATCGACGGCAATAACGATTACGTCCGCAAGGAGATCAAAGCTATCGTCGGCTGCGCGGACGGCAGAGTCGTCAAGGTCATCATTGAGACCGGACTGCTCAACGATGAGCAGAAAGTACGCGCGGCCAAGCTCTGCTGCGAGGCGGGCGCGACTTTTGTCAAGACCTGTACCGGCATGACACAGGGCGCGGCGACGGTCGAGGACGTGAAACTGATCAGGCAAAACATCACAGGCAACGTGAAAATCAAGGCCTCGGGCGGTATCCGTACCAAGGCTGACGCAATTGCGCTGATCGAAGCCGGAGCCGACCGGATCGGTGCTTCGGCGGGCATTGCGATTGTGGAAGGATAA